One genomic segment of Rhodospirillales bacterium RIFCSPLOWO2_02_FULL_58_16 includes these proteins:
- a CDS encoding chemotaxis response regulator protein-glutamate methylesterase: protein MIVEDSPVVMELLKYIIGNDSRLEVAATATSAEDALQKLNRVRPDVISLDIRLPGMNGLDATLLIMSSRPTPIVVVSAGVQEEELNIAMNAMRAGALTVVEKPVGVTNGDYETMAGQLCDQLAVMSQVKVVRQAGRRNIDFGAMSAKSSTAKESGRHFPTVAPKIIGIVASTGGPNAVSRVLNGLGRDFPLPILAVQHITDGFLTGFVSWLCDITPFTATIAKDGECPAPGKVYFPPEDTHLEIRDGRLRVNGGALVSTQRPSGTVLLKSIAHDQGTHALGVLLTGMGSDGAKGLLAIKQAGGYTIAESESTAVIYGMPAEAVRLGGVCESLPLDAIAPGILEMVATKAQKVR from the coding sequence ATGATCGTCGAGGACTCTCCGGTCGTAATGGAATTGCTGAAATACATCATCGGCAACGATTCCCGCCTCGAAGTCGCCGCCACGGCGACAAGCGCCGAAGATGCGTTGCAAAAACTTAATCGGGTCCGGCCGGACGTTATCTCGCTGGACATAAGGCTCCCCGGCATGAACGGCCTGGACGCCACGCTTTTGATCATGTCCTCCCGGCCTACTCCGATCGTCGTGGTTTCGGCCGGCGTTCAGGAGGAAGAACTGAATATAGCCATGAACGCCATGCGCGCCGGGGCGCTGACGGTCGTTGAGAAGCCGGTGGGGGTAACCAACGGGGACTACGAAACCATGGCCGGACAATTGTGCGATCAGTTAGCCGTCATGAGCCAGGTAAAGGTCGTGCGCCAGGCCGGGCGACGCAACATAGACTTTGGGGCCATGAGCGCAAAAAGCTCAACCGCGAAGGAATCGGGTCGTCATTTTCCGACCGTCGCTCCCAAAATAATCGGCATCGTCGCCTCCACCGGCGGCCCGAACGCCGTCAGCCGGGTGTTGAACGGACTGGGCCGTGATTTTCCGCTTCCCATACTGGCGGTGCAGCATATCACCGACGGTTTCCTGACGGGCTTTGTAAGCTGGCTTTGCGACATCACGCCGTTCACCGCGACCATCGCCAAGGACGGCGAATGTCCGGCGCCGGGCAAAGTGTATTTCCCGCCCGAGGACACGCATCTCGAAATCAGGGACGGCCGGTTGCGGGTTAACGGCGGCGCGCTCGTCAGCACCCAGCGTCCGTCGGGGACCGTGCTGCTGAAGTCGATTGCCCATGACCAGGGGACGCACGCCCTGGGCGTATTGCTTACGGGCATGGGGAGCGACGGGGCGAAGGGACTTTTGGCAATTAAGCAGGCCGGCGGCTATACTATCGCGGAAAGCGAGTCGACGGCGGTGATCTACGGCATGCCGGCGGAGGCGGTGCGCTTGGGCGGCGTTTGCGAATCGCTTCCCCTTGACGCCATCGCTCCCGGCATTTTGGAAATGGTTGCGACTAAAGCGCAGAAGGTCCGGTAA